The Desulfovibrio sp. genome contains the following window.
TCCAGGGCGGTGAAGATACTCGGCAGGTTGCCGTCGCTGAACTCTACGTCCACCACGGCGCCGATAACCTGAACGACTTTACCGATGTTTTTGCTCATGTTTGGCTCCTTAACCCTTCAGCGCTTCAGCGCCGCCGACGATGTCGATGAGGTCGCTGGTGATGGAAGCCTGCCGCGTCTTGTTGTAGAGCCGCGTCAGCATGTTGATCATCTCGTTGCAGTTACGGGTGGCGTTGTCCATGGCAGCCATGCGGGCGGCGTGCTCGCTGGCCGAGGTGTCCAACATGCCACGGTAAACCTGCACCTTGACGTAGCGGGGCAGAAGCTCCGCCAACAGCTTTTCTTCCTGCGGCTCGTACACGTATTCGCAACGGGGCGTCCCGGCCACTTCTGCCACTTCTTCAGCTTCCGGCGTTTGCAACGGCAGAAGGCGAAGAGTGCGGGGCGGCTGGCTGCCCATGGATACAAACTCGCCGTAGATCAGCCACACTTCGTCGAATGCGAAGGTTTCGTAGCCGTGAATGACTTCCTGCGCCACAGAGCTGGCGAGAGCGAAGTCTATGCTCCCCATGCGGTCGCCATAGGCCGTGAAGATCTTGTGTCCGGCAGAACGAACGGCGTCGCGGCCCTTACGTCCCACACAGGCAAAGCTGATCTCCATTCCAGCCCCGGCTTTTTCGTTCGCCAGCCGCAGAGCGGTGGCGATGATATTGCCGTTAAAGCTGCCGCACAGGCCACGGTCGGATGTAACCAGCACAATGGCGCAGTGTTTCTTTTCCTCATGCTCTGCGAGCAGGGGGTGGGCATTGCCCTCCACCTTGCTCGACAGTTCGGCGAGCACGTCGCGGTATTTGGCCGCGTACGGCCTGAAGCGCTCGATGCGGGTCTGGGCGCCGCGCAGTTTCGCCGAGGCCACCATGTTCATGGCCTTGGTGATCTGCTTGGTCTTACCGACCCCCACGATCTTCATTTTTACGTCTTTGAGTGAAGGCATGCTTATCTCCCGTATGGAGGGGGCCCCTAGGCCTTCCAGCCCTGCTTGAAGGCGGTAATGGCCTCGGTGAGCGCTTTTTCCACAGCCTCGTCAATGACTTTCTTATCTTTAATGGCGTCAAGCACGTCCTTACGCGTATCACGCATAAAGGTGAGCATGTCGTCTTCAAACTTGCGGATCTGTTCCACTGGCACGTCATCCATGTGACCACGGGTAGCGGCGTAGATGGAGGCAACCTGCTCATGCGAGGGCATGGGCTTGTACTGGGGCTGCTTGAGCAGTTCCACCAGACGTGCACCACGGTCAAGCTTGGCCTTGGTGCCCTTGTCCAGGTCAGAGCCGAACTGGGCAAAAGCCGCAAGTTCGCGATACTGGGCAAGGTCAAGACGCATGGTACCGGCGACCTGCTTCATGGCCTTAATCTGCGCTGCGCCACCCACGCGGGAAACCGAAAGGCCCACGTTAATGGCCGGACGCACACCGGCGTTGAAGAGGTTGGGTTCCAGGTACACCTGACCATCGGTGATGGAAATCACGTTGGTGGGGATGTACGCGGAAACGTCGCCAGCCTGGGTTTCAATGATGGGCAGAGCCGTCAAAGAACCGGCGCCAAGGCTGTCGTTCACCTTCGCGGCGCGTTCAAGCAAACGCGAGTGGAGGTAGAACACGTCGCCGGGGAAAGCTTCACGTCCCGGGGGGCGACGGAGCAGCAGCGACATCTGGCGATAAGCCACGGCCTGCTTGGAAAGGTCATCGTAAATGATGAGGGCGTGCTTGCCGTTGTTGCGGTAGAACTCGGCCATTGCGCAGCCGGTGTATGCCGCAATGTACTGCAAGGGCGCGGGATCGGACGCCGTGGCTGAAATGATGGTGGTGTATTCCATCGCGCCGTAACGGCGCAAGGTGTCGGCCACCAGAGCCACGGACGACTTCTTCTGGCCGATGGCCACGTAGAAGCAGTGAATGTCCGTTTCTTTCTGCGCCAGAATGGCATCAACGCAAACAGCGGTCTTACCGGTCTGGCGGTCGCCAATGATAAGTTCGCGCTGTCCGCGGCCAATGGGAGTCATGGCGTCAATGGCCTTAAGGCCGGTAGGCATGGGCTCATGCACGCTCTTACGCGCGATGATGCCGGGGGCCTTGATTTCCACCGGGCGCACTTCCGTGGCTTCGATGGGGCCAAGGCCGTCGATGGGCTCACCCAGGGGGTTGAGCACACGACCCATAACGCCGTCGCCCACAGGCACGGAGAAGATCTTGCCGGTACGTTTGACCGGGTCGCCTTCCTTGATGCCCACGTCCGAACCGAGCAGGGCTACGCCGACGTTGTCTTCTTCAAGGTTGAGCACCATGCCCATGATGCCGCCGGGGAATTCCAGCAGTTCCATGGACATCGCGTTCTTGACCCCGTAGACACGGGCGATACCGTCACCGACATAGAGTACGGTGCCAGTTTCGCTCATTTCGACGCGCTGCTCGTAGTTTTGGATTTGATCCTCAATGATCTTGCTTATCTCTTCCGCTTTGATCTGCATGTGCTATTCACCCCTCTTGAATGTCTCCCGAAGGATTCCCAACTGCGCGCGCAGACTTGCGTCCAGCACCCGGTCACCCATTTTGAGCACCATACCCCCTAGTATGTCTTTGTCCACGGCAAAGGTCAGCTCAATATCGGTGCCCGCTTTCTGTTGCAAGGTATCCTTGAGCTTAGACTTTTTGTCTGCGGAAAGTTGTACTGCGGTTATGCATTGGCCGCGGATGATCCCCTTGGCCTCGTCCAGCAGCTTGCCGTACCACGCTGCAATTTCGCTCAGAAAGGCAAGCCTTTCCTTATCTGCAAGCAGAAAGCAGAAATTGCGCATGGTTTGGTCAGCCTTGAGCTTGGTCAGCAGCTTGTCGAGAACTGCCTTCTTTTCGCTTACGCCGATAACAGGGCTTTTCAAGGTAAGGTCAAGCCCAGGCGCGGCGGCAAGCATTTCACCAAGAGACGCCAGGCAATCGCCACGCGAACTCAGGGCTGCATCCCCATCCTTTTTGCCAAGCGCAAAAATTGCGTTGGCATACCTGCGTGCAACCACGGTGTTAATCAATGGAGCACCACCTTGTTAAGGGAGTTGGCGATAAGCTTGTCGTGTTCGGCCGCATTGAGCTTGGAGCTCAGAGCTTTCTCGGCGGCGTCCACGATCTCATCGGCAATGGAGGCGCGCACTTCAGCAAAGATCGCGCGGCCTTCATTTTCCGCCGTAAGGCGCGCCTGCTCCACAATCTGAGCGGCCTGGCGGTGAGCCTCTTCCACAATGCCCTGCTTGAGGGCTTCGGCCTGCTGGCGGCTTTCGGCCAAAATGGCCTCGCGTTCAGCATTAAGGTTGGCAATGCGGGTCTCTACCGAGGCCAGCTGCTCCTTGGCCGTCTTGCGACGTTCGTCAAGATCGTCCAGCGCATTCTTGATGCCTTCGCGGCGGTTCTTAAAGAAACGCTTGGCCAGCCCGCCAACGAAGTACCAGAGGATGCCGGCAAAAATTACGAAGTTGAGCACGCGCCAGCCGAAGTCGCCCCAACGCGGCGCTGCATGCCCTTCAGAAGCCATGGCTCCCGCAGGAATGACCACCAGCGCGGCAAAGGCAATAACGAGCGGCAGGATAAACCCCGCGTGTTTCCATCTGCTCAAAGCCCACCCCCTCTGTTCGATAATACCGATTCGAAAACAGTTCCCAATGAAGCCGCAACGCTCGCGTTGCGGAATGGCCCGCAAAGGCCTGAGTCAGCGCCGCTTGCTAGCCCTTGATGAGTCGGTCGGCCAGACGGGTGGAAAATTCACCCACCTGCTTGCGCAACGCAGCAAGGGTTTCCGCAGCCTGTGCCTGCAGCGAGGCGCGGGTTTCAGCCAGAATGTCGCGGGCGCTTTGCTGAGCTTCGCCCACCAGCTTCTGCTGTTCGGCCGCGCCTGCGGCGCGGCCAGCCTCACGGTTGCTGCCTGCGTCCTGACGGGCGCGGGCCAGTTCGGCCTCATAGTTGGTGAGCCGTTCGCCAGCCTGGTACTCGAAAGAGCCGGCTTCCTCGGCCATGTCATCCATGACGCCGTTGCGCTTTTTGATGATTTCGCGGATGGGGCGAATCAGGAGGATGTTGAGCACATAAATGGCGATAAAGAAGTTCGCCAGCTGAAAAAGAAGAGTGACGTTTAGGTCCAGCATGCCGCATCCTCCATGTGAATTGCGGATTGAAGGAGTTGAAAATACATAAAGCCCTTGCAAGATATCTGCTCAGCCCTGTTATGTCAAAGGGTATTGGTGACAAATTTCGCAAACTCCGCAATTTTTTTTTCACAAGCTTTGTGCTCAAAGCTGCGAGGAGTGTAAAACAGTCTTTATGAGAATTGTTTTGGTCTACTGCATCAGCTCAGTACTGTCTGTGCGTCAATATTGGCTGTTTAAACAAACAAATAAAGTGCACGGCTGGTTGTGGCAGCTCGTGAAGCAGAGAATTGTGCAATAAAGTGTACCATAGTTGCAGTTTTGCAGTGGGCAGTGCGCGCTACTGAGTGAAAAGCGCTTGCGCAGAAAGACACAAACGAATGCTAAACCAGATTTAACAGGTCTGCATTATTAAAAAAGAATATATCAAACCAGCAGCCAGTCCTGCTGCTCATACCCTGCCTGCGAGAGCCACAGGCCCGCCTCTTCCGCAGCGCCGTGGGCCGTAAGGGCATTGAAAATGCAGCAGTGCCCGGGCTTAGGCAGCGCACTGCGTCCCAGAACTGGAACGCCGTTTACGCAGTTGCCGATCTTTTTGGGATCAATATCAATGTAAGCAGCGGGTTTTGGGCCCAACATCCACAAGGGGGCCAGCCGTTGCCGGGCTACACGCCCGCCGCCGATTACCCAAACATGGGGATGAAAGGGGTTGTGTTCCTCAAGCCAGCGGGCCAGCCACAGTGCCCGCAGCCTGTCGCAGGCGGCGCGTGCGTATCTGCTGTCTGCCCGGGTGGCGCGGGTTGGCGCGTCATTCCACACCAGCATTTCGTGCGGCAGCTTTTCCATCACCGCGCCGTAGTGGAGCCAGCGCAGCCAGATCTCCCAGTCTTCGGCAAAGTCGCCGTCACGGTACGCGCCCCATTTGTCAACGCATTCCCTGCGAAACATGACCGAGGGATGACACAAGGGCGTATCCCGAAAACGTGCGCGGCTGATCTGGGCATGTGTAAGCAGGCTGTTCTGCCAGTCCACAAAGTGGGCAAAGCCGTGTGCTGTTGCGCGATCTCCGCCAAAAGCCACGCAGGTTGCCGACACGCTGAGTTGCGGATTGTTGAAAAGATGAGCCACCTGCGTGGCAATGCGCAAGGGATGCGCCGTATCGTCTGCATCCATGCGCGCTATAAACGAACCGCGCGCCACGGCAAGCCCTGCATTAAGCGCTGCCACAATGCCGCCGTGTGGCAGGTGCAGTGCCCGCAACCTGTGACCGAAACGGATGGGGCTTGCCCAGTATTCCAGAAGCTCGAGGGTGTCATCGGTGGATCCGTCGTCAGCAACAATAATTTCAAATTCGGGTAAGGGTGCGCCAGAGGCAGGGCGCTGCCCGAGCAGACTTTGCAGGGTTGCGCCCAGCGTGAGGGCCGCATTCCACGCTGGCAGCACCACGGATACAAGCGGGGCGGACAACCGGTTTGAAATGTGATCGGTATCAGTCATTAAAGGCAAGCAGTGTGGGCAGGGTTATATGTGCGGTCATGCCTTGACGTGATCCTGCGGCTTCCGTTCCTGCCAGAGCTGTTCTATGTGCTGGCAGACAACAGGCATGGGCCGCGATGCGTCAACTATGTGGTGGGCGGCCTGTTCATAAAGATGCCGCCGTTCGTTCAGAACCTGGCTGATTTCTTCAATAAGTCCCTTGCCGGTCAGAGAAGGACGCTGACTGTTGACAGGGTTGCGGCTCAGTCTTTCGGCAAGGGTTTGCACGGGGGCATCGAGAAAAACAACCATGCCGCGTTGGCGCATGAGGAGTCGATTCTCTTCTGCCAGCACCATGCCGCCCCCGGTGGAAACTACGCAGCCAGCGGGGTGTGCGTCCACCACTTCCTGCAAGGCCAGACTTTCCCGGCTGCGGAAGCCGGGCCAGCCCTCGGCAGCCACAATCTGCTCCACAGTAAGGCCCGCCCGGTGCAGCAAATGCTGATCGGTGTCGGCAAAGGGCAGGCCAAGGCTTCTGGCAAGCGCCTTGCCGATGGTGGTTTTGCCCGAAGCACGCGCGCCCACCAGAAAGAGAATGCTCATGCCGCCTCCTTAAAGGATTCTGACGCCGTCTTCTTCAACCAGCACGGTGTATTCCCAGCGGATGCCGCCCCATTGAGGGTAGTAGAGCCCCGGCTCAACGGTCACAACCATGCCAGGTTCCAGAACACCCTCAGCGCGTGGCGAAAGGCTGGGTGCTTCGTGGGTTTCAAGGCCCACGCCGTGCCCGAGGCCGTGCGTAAAGGCATTGGCGACGCCAGCTTTGGCAAAAACATCATGCGCCAGCGCATAGGCCATGCGCAAAGGCATGCCGGGGCGCATGCCCTCAATGGCCGCAGTCTGGGCCTGCCGGGTAAGGTCGAGCGCACGGCGGAACTCGTCAGCCGGAGCCGTACCCACCCAGAAGGTGCGCGTCTGGTCAGAGCAGTAGTTCTCAACGCGGCAACCCACATCGACCAGAACCGGGCAGTTGTCTGTAATGGTATCCTGGCCGGGGATGGCATGCGGCAGGGCCGCGTTTTTGCCCACGGCCACAATGTTGGCAAAGGCAAGCTCCGAAGCGCCGTTTTCGCGAAAAAAGCGCTCGATGAGCCAGCTTATGTCGGCCTCGGTGCGTCCCGGCTCAAGCTGGCCCTCAACCCATTTCATCAGCTTGTGGTTGAGCGCAAAAGATTTTTCCAGCGCGGAAATTTCGCAGGGTTCCTTGATGCGGCGCAGGCGCTCGACCATGCCGTCAGCCGCCTCGCAATACAGGCCGGAGCCAGCGTCGGTCAGATCGCGGGCAAAGGCGAGGCTGACGCCGTTGGCCTCAATGCCAATGCGGCTGCCGCAGCGCCTGAGCAATCCGTGCAGTTCGCGCGCTGCGTTGCCGCCATATATGAAGATGCGTTCGCGATCCCAGATGCGTGAGGCTGCGTCCAGATAGCGGCCGTCTGTTGCCAGCCAGTCGTGCCCGTCGGACGTGATGACAAGCCTGCCTGCGCTTTCGTTAAACTGTGGATCATGCAGCTCAAAACCGGAAAGATAAAACCTGTTGGCAGCCTGGCTGATGAGCATGGCGTCAAGCCCGCGCAAGCGCATGGCACGCCGGAGGTTTTCACGGCGGGAAGCGAAGATGTCACTCATAAAAATTCTCCTGCGGGCACTATACCCAGCGCAGGGCTGGCTGAAAAGGTTAAATTTAACGGGGTTGAACGGAGCGGATTACGGTGGGCAGACGGGCCGTCAGAATGGACAATTAATACACTTCTTGTATACATTAGCAAAGAGGCTTGGAGTAGCGGGGTCAGTTGACCTAGAACCTAACTAGGACTATTATTATAGACATGTCACAAACATCTTCTTGCGAGCTTGATGTTCTCGATCTTGTGCCTTTTGGGCAGACCGGCAACGAAAGCCGCTTTTTTGCGTTGCGCCTCTCCCGCCCCGAGTGGACTCGGTGGCGGCCTGGGCAGTTTGTCATGATCCGTCCCCGAAATTTCGGGCTGGATATCCCCTGGGCGCGTCCTCTTGGCATCTGCCATATGACCTCCCGGCATATGATCTGCTTTTTCCAGGTGCGCGGCAAAGGTACGCGGCGCATGTCCGAGCTGCGCTCCGGCGACAAGGTGCGCGTATGGGGGCCGCTGGGCAACGGGTTTGCCGTTGAGCCGGACACCCCGACCCTGCTGCTGGCAGGCGGCATGGGCATAGTCCCCTTTGTGGGCTACGTGAGCGAGCATCCGAAGCCGTGGAATGTGTCCATGCTCTTTGGGCACCGCGAGCACATCAGTTGCTATCCAGTGGACAGCATCAACGAGCACGTGCCGCTGGACAGCCTGCGCGAAGCGGAATCCGGCGATCTGGATGACTTTATTTTTACCATTCAGGAGCGCATGAGCGAATACGCCGAGCAGAAGGGCCTTGTGCTTGCCTGCGGGCCTACCCCCTTTATGCGCACCGTGCAGAAGTTTGCCGCCGAGCTTGGCGTTCGCTGCCAGGTTTCGCTTGAGAACCGCATGGCCTGCGGTGTGGGTGCATGCCTTGGCTGCGTGACCAAAACCACAGAAGCCTGGCCGGTTGAAGCAAAGCGCGAAGGCCTGGTGCAGGTGTGCAACCACGGCCCGGTATTCTGGTCGGATCAGGTAGAACTGTAGGTTTTGCCTGCGCTTCCTTGATTCCTGAAACGACGTTAACGCCCGCATGCGGCATCCGTTACGGCCATGGCGCGCCGCACCGGCGAACCGGCGGTCGCGCGTGGGTACGCGAGGGCCTGTCTTGCCAGGCGAAGCCACGCACAAAATGCCGGATGCCGGCAATCTGGAGAAAGCGGCATGGATCTTTCCGTCACACTCAAGGGGCAGACGCACGATCTGACCCTTAAGAACCCTGTGCTCACGGCTTCAGGCACCTTCGGCTACGGGCTGGAGTTTGCCTCTTACGGCGATCTTGCATCGCTTGGCGGTCTGGTCGCCAAGGGTCTTTCCCTTTTGCCACGCCAGGGCAACGCCACGCCGCGTATTGTGGAAACCACCGCAGGCATGCTCAATGCCGTGGGTCTGCAAAATGACGGAGTCGAGGTTTTCTGCCAAGACAAGCTCCCCCGCCTGCCCTGGCAGGAAACAGCCATTATCGCCAATATTTACGCCGGTTCGGTGGAGGAATTCGCCGAGCTTGCCGCCCGCCTCAATGCGGAAGAAGGCGTTGCCGCCCTTGAGGTGAACGTCTCCTGCCCCAACGTCAAGGAGGGCGGCGTGTTGTTTGGCCAGGATCCGGCGCTTGCCGCCCAGGTTACGGCTGCCGTGCGTCGCGCCGCGCCGGGCAAGCACGTTATGGTCAAGCTCTCGCCCAACGTGACGGATATCGCCCTTATGGCCCGCAGCGTTGAAGACGCAGGCGCGGACAGCATCTCGTGCATCAACACGCTGCTCGGCATGTCTGTGGATCTGAACAGCCGCAAGCCCTCGCTGGCCAACGTGGTGGGCGGGCTTTCCGGCCCTGCCATCAAGCCCGTGGCCCTGCGCTGCGTGTGGCAGGTGGCCCGCGCCGTGAATATCCCCGTTATCGGTATTGGCGGTATTGTCACCGCCGAGGACGCGCTGGAATTTTTGCTGGTAGGCGCGCGCGCCGTGCAGGTTGGCACGGGCAACTTCATGCGGCCCGACTGCGCCTTTGCCCTGGCAGAAGAACTCCCCGCCCTGTGTGAAAAGCTGGGCATTGAAGACCTGGGCGCTTATTGCGGCAGCCTGGATTTGGACTAATCATGTCGCTTACCGTTATCCCCGCCCGCTCCAAGCAGGAATTTGACCAGTTCATGGATTTGCCGTGGAGCCTGTATGAACGTGGCTCCCTGTGGACGCCTGGCCTTAAAAGTCAGGATCGTGAACTGCTCACGCCCGGTGAACATCCCTTTTGGGAAAGCGCCCGCCGCGAACTCTTTCTTGTCTTGCGCGATGGCCGCGCCATTGGCCGTATAGCCGCAATTGTGGACGAAAAGTACAATGCCTATGCCAATGAAAAGTGCGGGGCCTTCGGCTTTTTTGAATGCGCCAATGATCCTGAGGCCGCCCACGCTCTGCTGGATGCGGCGCACGACTGGCTGGCCGAGCAGGGCATGCGCTTTATGCGCGGGCCGCTGAATCCTTCGGCCAACTATACCTGCGGCCTGCTGGTGCACGGTTTTGACCTTGCGCCCACCATCATGATGCCCTGGAATCCGCCGTATTACGCAGAACTGCTCGAAACGTGGCATCTGCGCAAAGAGCAGGATCTTTTCGCCTACCAGATTGAACGCTCGCGCCTCACGCCGCCGGAATGGCTCAGTGAGGAAGTGACGCGTCTCAAGGCCGAGGCGCGCTTTACCTGCCGCACCTCCAGCAAGGCCACACTGGCGGAGGATATCCGCGCCATGCTGGAGCTGTACAAGGTTTCCTGGGCCAAGAACTGGGGTTTTTCTCCTCTATCTGACGGAGAGGCGGAGCAGCACGTCAAGGAACTCAAAAGCGTTCTTGATCCGGAATTTTTTGTGCTGTTCTTCCACAATAACCAACCAGCCGCAGGCATGGTGGCCCTGCCGGACATGGCCCCGCTCTTGCGGCGGCTCAACGGCAAGCTGGGCATCTCAGCCTTGTGGCACTGGTGGCAGTCCCGCGCAGAAATTCGCGGCGGCTATCGTATCATTCTTTTTGGTATTCGCGAAGAATTCCGCCTCATGGGTCTGCCCTTGCTGCTGCTCGACTTCATGCTGGAAAAGGCGCGTCAGCACCCGCATTTTCAGTGGGTTGAGGGTTCCTGGGTGCTGGAAGACAACACGCCCGTCAATGATCTGCTCGAAGATTTCTCGGGCGAGCTTACCAAGCGTTACCGCATCTATCGTAGGGAGATTCAGTCGTGACCATGACTGAAAGCGCCGTATATACTCCGCATCTGGCGGGTAAAAAAGTGCTGCTTACGGGCGGCACTGGTTTTGTGGGGCGGCATCTGCTGCCGCAACTGCTGGAAGCCGGAGCGCAGGTCACCTGCCTCACGCGGGCTGCCTCGCGTACCGGGCATCTGCCTGCGGGCGTGGAAACAGCCCAGGCCGATCTGAGCACGGGGCGGGGGCTTGCAGAAGCCCTGCACGGCAAGGATGTGGTCATCCACATGGCGGCTTTGCTTTTTGGCCTTGGCTGGCAGGATTATCTGCGGGCCAATGCCCTTGCCGCGCGCAGCATGGCCAGCGTCATAACCAGCCTTGCCCGTGAGGGAAAGATGGGTGCGG
Protein-coding sequences here:
- a CDS encoding aminopeptidase P family protein, with amino-acid sequence MSDIFASRRENLRRAMRLRGLDAMLISQAANRFYLSGFELHDPQFNESAGRLVITSDGHDWLATDGRYLDAASRIWDRERIFIYGGNAARELHGLLRRCGSRIGIEANGVSLAFARDLTDAGSGLYCEAADGMVERLRRIKEPCEISALEKSFALNHKLMKWVEGQLEPGRTEADISWLIERFFRENGASELAFANIVAVGKNAALPHAIPGQDTITDNCPVLVDVGCRVENYCSDQTRTFWVGTAPADEFRRALDLTRQAQTAAIEGMRPGMPLRMAYALAHDVFAKAGVANAFTHGLGHGVGLETHEAPSLSPRAEGVLEPGMVVTVEPGLYYPQWGGIRWEYTVLVEEDGVRIL
- the aroL gene encoding shikimate kinase AroL; the encoded protein is MSILFLVGARASGKTTIGKALARSLGLPFADTDQHLLHRAGLTVEQIVAAEGWPGFRSRESLALQEVVDAHPAGCVVSTGGGMVLAEENRLLMRQRGMVVFLDAPVQTLAERLSRNPVNSQRPSLTGKGLIEEISQVLNERRHLYEQAAHHIVDASRPMPVVCQHIEQLWQERKPQDHVKA
- a CDS encoding ATP synthase F0 subunit B, whose protein sequence is MLDLNVTLLFQLANFFIAIYVLNILLIRPIREIIKKRNGVMDDMAEEAGSFEYQAGERLTNYEAELARARQDAGSNREAGRAAGAAEQQKLVGEAQQSARDILAETRASLQAQAAETLAALRKQVGEFSTRLADRLIKG
- the atpH gene encoding ATP synthase F1 subunit delta codes for the protein MINTVVARRYANAIFALGKKDGDAALSSRGDCLASLGEMLAAAPGLDLTLKSPVIGVSEKKAVLDKLLTKLKADQTMRNFCFLLADKERLAFLSEIAAWYGKLLDEAKGIIRGQCITAVQLSADKKSKLKDTLQQKAGTDIELTFAVDKDILGGMVLKMGDRVLDASLRAQLGILRETFKRGE
- the atpA gene encoding F0F1 ATP synthase subunit alpha is translated as MQIKAEEISKIIEDQIQNYEQRVEMSETGTVLYVGDGIARVYGVKNAMSMELLEFPGGIMGMVLNLEEDNVGVALLGSDVGIKEGDPVKRTGKIFSVPVGDGVMGRVLNPLGEPIDGLGPIEATEVRPVEIKAPGIIARKSVHEPMPTGLKAIDAMTPIGRGQRELIIGDRQTGKTAVCVDAILAQKETDIHCFYVAIGQKKSSVALVADTLRRYGAMEYTTIISATASDPAPLQYIAAYTGCAMAEFYRNNGKHALIIYDDLSKQAVAYRQMSLLLRRPPGREAFPGDVFYLHSRLLERAAKVNDSLGAGSLTALPIIETQAGDVSAYIPTNVISITDGQVYLEPNLFNAGVRPAINVGLSVSRVGGAAQIKAMKQVAGTMRLDLAQYRELAAFAQFGSDLDKGTKAKLDRGARLVELLKQPQYKPMPSHEQVASIYAATRGHMDDVPVEQIRKFEDDMLTFMRDTRKDVLDAIKDKKVIDEAVEKALTEAITAFKQGWKA
- a CDS encoding glycosyltransferase, with protein sequence MTDTDHISNRLSAPLVSVVLPAWNAALTLGATLQSLLGQRPASGAPLPEFEIIVADDGSTDDTLELLEYWASPIRFGHRLRALHLPHGGIVAALNAGLAVARGSFIARMDADDTAHPLRIATQVAHLFNNPQLSVSATCVAFGGDRATAHGFAHFVDWQNSLLTHAQISRARFRDTPLCHPSVMFRRECVDKWGAYRDGDFAEDWEIWLRWLHYGAVMEKLPHEMLVWNDAPTRATRADSRYARAACDRLRALWLARWLEEHNPFHPHVWVIGGGRVARQRLAPLWMLGPKPAAYIDIDPKKIGNCVNGVPVLGRSALPKPGHCCIFNALTAHGAAEEAGLWLSQAGYEQQDWLLV
- a CDS encoding F0F1 ATP synthase subunit gamma, whose protein sequence is MPSLKDVKMKIVGVGKTKQITKAMNMVASAKLRGAQTRIERFRPYAAKYRDVLAELSSKVEGNAHPLLAEHEEKKHCAIVLVTSDRGLCGSFNGNIIATALRLANEKAGAGMEISFACVGRKGRDAVRSAGHKIFTAYGDRMGSIDFALASSVAQEVIHGYETFAFDEVWLIYGEFVSMGSQPPRTLRLLPLQTPEAEEVAEVAGTPRCEYVYEPQEEKLLAELLPRYVKVQVYRGMLDTSASEHAARMAAMDNATRNCNEMINMLTRLYNKTRQASITSDLIDIVGGAEALKG
- a CDS encoding ATP synthase F0 subunit B, with the translated sequence MSRWKHAGFILPLVIAFAALVVIPAGAMASEGHAAPRWGDFGWRVLNFVIFAGILWYFVGGLAKRFFKNRREGIKNALDDLDERRKTAKEQLASVETRIANLNAEREAILAESRQQAEALKQGIVEEAHRQAAQIVEQARLTAENEGRAIFAEVRASIADEIVDAAEKALSSKLNAAEHDKLIANSLNKVVLH
- a CDS encoding dihydroorotate dehydrogenase electron transfer subunit, which gives rise to MSQTSSCELDVLDLVPFGQTGNESRFFALRLSRPEWTRWRPGQFVMIRPRNFGLDIPWARPLGICHMTSRHMICFFQVRGKGTRRMSELRSGDKVRVWGPLGNGFAVEPDTPTLLLAGGMGIVPFVGYVSEHPKPWNVSMLFGHREHISCYPVDSINEHVPLDSLREAESGDLDDFIFTIQERMSEYAEQKGLVLACGPTPFMRTVQKFAAELGVRCQVSLENRMACGVGACLGCVTKTTEAWPVEAKREGLVQVCNHGPVFWSDQVEL
- a CDS encoding dihydroorotate dehydrogenase → MDLSVTLKGQTHDLTLKNPVLTASGTFGYGLEFASYGDLASLGGLVAKGLSLLPRQGNATPRIVETTAGMLNAVGLQNDGVEVFCQDKLPRLPWQETAIIANIYAGSVEEFAELAARLNAEEGVAALEVNVSCPNVKEGGVLFGQDPALAAQVTAAVRRAAPGKHVMVKLSPNVTDIALMARSVEDAGADSISCINTLLGMSVDLNSRKPSLANVVGGLSGPAIKPVALRCVWQVARAVNIPVIGIGGIVTAEDALEFLLVGARAVQVGTGNFMRPDCAFALAEELPALCEKLGIEDLGAYCGSLDLD